DNA from Phycisphaerae bacterium:
GCGTACTCACGCGACTGGCCAGCCTGCCATACGGCCTGGTGCTGATTTCGCACGCGCAGGACAAGACGGTCGAGACGCGCACCGGCGAGTACACGAAGACGCAGCCCAGCCTGCCGGACCGAGCCCGCAACGTCGTGCTCGGCCTGGTCGACATGATCCTCTACTGCGACGCGGTCACGCGCAAGGATGCCGCCGGCAACCTCAGCGTCGAACGCGTCATTCGCACGAAACCCCACCCCACCTATGAGGCGGGCGACCGCACCGGTCGGCTGCCCGAAGTGTTGCCGCTGGACTTTGAGGCGTTCTACCGCGCCTTCAACTCCGCCGCGCCGCAGGCGACCCCGGCCGCTGCGCCGGCGAGCGGAAACGGTCATCCGGGGAGCACCCGCAATAACGGAAAGGTGAAATGAACATGGCCGACACCCCCTTCGATCCACCGCCGCCGTATGAAACGCCGCCGGCGCCGCTCGACCTGAGTGCCTTCGACGAGGAGTACGACGCCGTCGAGCCCGCCGACAACGACGAGGTGCCCGACGGCAAGTACCAGGTGCGCGTGCAGCGCGTGAAGCTCGACCGCAGCCAGAAGGGCGACCCCATGCTGAAGTGGGATCTGGTCGTCCTCTCCGGCCAGCACGCCAGCCGGCACATCTTCAAGAACGCCGTGATCACACAGGCCTCGCTGCCGTTCGTGAAGGGCGACCTGAAGACGCTCGGGCTCGAGGTGCCGCGTTTCAGTGAGCTGCCGCGCCATCTGGATGAGCTGCTCGACCTGACGCTGGAGGTCACGAAGCGCACCAAGGGCGAGTACTCCAACGTGTATTTCAACAAGCGCATTCAGGTGCCGGCCGGCGCAGCGCCGGCCGAGGGCGCCACGCCGTTCTAGCCGGCGCTGTTCGCTGCACCGCCCGTCAAGGGTGCGGTCGGGGCGGGATGGCGTAACCCATCGGCCACGTGTGCCTGGAGATCGCCGGCTCCGGGCCGCTGGTGGGTTCAGACAGCCCGGGCCCGCCCCGGCTCTTCTTCTGCACGGAGGCAGAGATGAACCGCTATCGACGCGCCTACGGCTCAGCCCGCGGCCGCCGCAAGTACCAATGCCAGCGCTGCCAAGCCTTCCGCATGTTCCGCCCCTATGAGTTGCACCGCAGCAGCCTGCCCATCTGCCCGGCCTGCGGCTCGCGGTGGTGGGAGCCATACAGCGCCGGCGCCCACCAAACCGAGCGGGTGCTACGCGAGCGCATCCAGGAATTGCCCGTGCGGGGCGATCTGGTGAGGGCCCGACGCGCGTGAACGACTTCCGCATCATCATCGACTCGCGCGAGCAGGAGCCCTGGAGCTTCACCTACGCGACGCTGCGCCGCGCCCTGCCAGCCGGTGACTACTCCGTCGACGGGCTCGAAGGCGCCGTGGCCGTCGAGCGCAAGAGCCTGGCCGACTTCACCCGCACCGTGCTGCACGAGTTCCCGCGTTTCGCGGCGGAACTGGATCAGCTCGCGCAGCTGCCGCATGCCTGCATCGTGGTGGAGGCCGACCTCGATCATGTCCTGCGCGGCCAGGCGGCGGACGTGCTGCGGGGCGCCTCGCCCGAGTCGCTGCTCGGGGCGGCGGTACACATCCAGGCCCGTTTCCACGTGCCGGTGCTCTGGTGCGGATCGCGGCAAGCCGCCCGCGCCTTCACGGACGCTTACTTGCGCATGGTCGCCCGGGAGACCGCGGCCCGCGCGCAAGGGGAGGGCCCGGATGCCTGAGACGATCCGCGGCACGATCGAGAAGACCTACCACAGCAGCCCAGGTTTCTCGGCGGGCGTGCTGGCGGCCGAGGATGGGCGCAACGTGCGTTTCGCCGGGAAGCTCTGCGCCAACGTCGGCGATGTCGTCGCGCTGGTGGGCCGCTGGAAGCATGACCCGAAGTACGGCCGCCAATTCGCCGTGGAATCCCTGTCGTACGAGCTGCCCGAGACGACCGAGGGCCTGGTGCAGTACCTGGCTCAGCACCCCGCCTTCACCGGCATCGGCGAAATCACCGCCCGCAAGATCGTCACGTACGCCGCGAGCGCCGCCAACCTGGACCGCATCATCCGCCAGGACCTCGAGGAACTGCACCGCCAGCTGCGTATCCCCCGGGCAACGTTGGAATCGCTGCGTGAGGCGTGGATCGCCAACAGCGCTGAGAACGAGGTGCGTTCGTACCTGGCCGGCTTTGGCCTGACGCCGCACCAGGTCGAGACGTTGCTGAAGACGTTCGGCAACAGCATCGTCGGCGTGCTGCGCAACGACCCCTACCAGCTCATCCGGTACGTCGACGGCTACGGGTTCAAGCGCGTGGACAAGATCGCCCGCGCGATGGGCACGCCCAAGGACCACGCCGGGCGGATCGCGGCCGGCCTGCTGTACGTCGTCGGTGAAGAGATCGCCGGCGGCCACACCTGGATCAACGGCGCCGACCTGATTGATAAGGGCAACGAACTGCTCTTGCTCGACACGCTCGACAGCCGGGATGTGATCCGCAGCGCAGGCGAGCGGCTGCTGCAGGATGGGGCGCTGGTCGCGGATGGCAACGCCGTGGCGCTGCCAGCCATGCTCGAGGCGGAGCGGCTGATCCAGCGCACACTCGCGACGCATGCTTGGGTGGAGCGCCCGCTCGGTACTCGCGGACTGATCGAGCAGCTCAACGCCCGCCAGGTCGACGCCCTGCATAGGGCGCTGCGATGCACGATCGCGCTGGTTTCGGGGGCCGCGGGCACGGGGAAGACGTTCGTCCTGGCCCGCGTCGCGCGGGCGTTTCGCGACGCGGGACTGCGGGTCGCCCTGTGCTCACCAACCGGCAAGGCCGCCAAACGGATCGAGGAAACGCTGCGCGCCCAAGGTCTCGACCTCGAGGCGCGGACCATCCACCGCCTGCTGGGCTACGACGGTCAGAGATTCCGCCGGCCGAGCGTGTCAGAACCGTTCTACTTCAGCGACGACCCCGACGTGGAGCCCGATCCGCCGTACGACGCCGTGCTTGTCGACGAAGTGTCAATGGTCGATGTGCCGCTCATGGCCGCGCTGCTGGCCCGGATCGACTTCGACCGCACGCGGCTGGTTCTGGTCGGCGATCACAACCAGCTGCCACCCGTCGGCCCCGGCAACGTCCTGCGCGATCTGATCGCCCATCGGCTCGTGCCCACCGTGGTGCTCGAGACCGTCGAACGTCAGGCTGGCATTCTGAAGACCAACAGCACGGCGGTGCTCACGGGCGTGGTGTCGCCAACCGCCGTCAGCGATCCCGCCTGGACGGTGGTCGATGCCTTCCAGGACGCGCTGCCGATCCAAACCTACCTGCGCGACCTAGTGCTCAAGATGCTGCCGCAGCGGCTGGGGCTCGATCCGGTGCGCGACATCCAGATCATCACCCCGACGCACCTGGGCGCACTCGGCACCAAGGCGCTCAATCAGATGATGCAGCATCTGCTGCACGGTGACCCCGGCCGGAAGTTCGCCGTCGGCGACAAGGTCATCCAGACGGCCAACGACTACGAACTGGGCGTCATGAACGGCACGCAGGGCCG
Protein-coding regions in this window:
- a CDS encoding ATP-binding protein yields the protein MPVALPTERSKPTADLSQQTVLVYGPPKIGKSSFASRFPDALFFECEPGLNQLEVFKVPTYSWEDFLAACKLVASGEHRFKTVIVDTIDNAFKYCTDHVCGKHSIEYEGDMPHGKGWALVKNEWHRVLTRLASLPYGLVLISHAQDKTVETRTGEYTKTQPSLPDRARNVVLGLVDMILYCDAVTRKDAAGNLSVERVIRTKPHPTYEAGDRTGRLPEVLPLDFEAFYRAFNSAAPQATPAAAPASGNGHPGSTRNNGKVK
- a CDS encoding DUF669 domain-containing protein, which produces MADTPFDPPPPYETPPAPLDLSAFDEEYDAVEPADNDEVPDGKYQVRVQRVKLDRSQKGDPMLKWDLVVLSGQHASRHIFKNAVITQASLPFVKGDLKTLGLEVPRFSELPRHLDELLDLTLEVTKRTKGEYSNVYFNKRIQVPAGAAPAEGATPF
- a CDS encoding AAA family ATPase, with translation MPETIRGTIEKTYHSSPGFSAGVLAAEDGRNVRFAGKLCANVGDVVALVGRWKHDPKYGRQFAVESLSYELPETTEGLVQYLAQHPAFTGIGEITARKIVTYAASAANLDRIIRQDLEELHRQLRIPRATLESLREAWIANSAENEVRSYLAGFGLTPHQVETLLKTFGNSIVGVLRNDPYQLIRYVDGYGFKRVDKIARAMGTPKDHAGRIAAGLLYVVGEEIAGGHTWINGADLIDKGNELLLLDTLDSRDVIRSAGERLLQDGALVADGNAVALPAMLEAERLIQRTLATHAWVERPLGTRGLIEQLNARQVDALHRALRCTIALVSGAAGTGKTFVLARVARAFRDAGLRVALCSPTGKAAKRIEETLRAQGLDLEARTIHRLLGYDGQRFRRPSVSEPFYFSDDPDVEPDPPYDAVLVDEVSMVDVPLMAALLARIDFDRTRLVLVGDHNQLPPVGPGNVLRDLIAHRLVPTVVLETVERQAGILKTNSTAVLTGVVSPTAVSDPAWTVVDAFQDALPIQTYLRDLVLKMLPQRLGLDPVRDIQIITPTHLGALGTKALNQMMQHLLHGDPGRKFAVGDKVIQTANDYELGVMNGTQGRVLAYESGAEGGYRIAFDGVGERRIQGEDVHRVQLAYALTAHKAQGSEFPCAVVLCHRSHFFADRNWLYTAVTRAARYCVLLGDRWGLRNAARKNHVISRRTFLDRWARAVGLSAIPLEVACAG
- a CDS encoding ERCC4 domain-containing protein, which encodes MNDFRIIIDSREQEPWSFTYATLRRALPAGDYSVDGLEGAVAVERKSLADFTRTVLHEFPRFAAELDQLAQLPHACIVVEADLDHVLRGQAADVLRGASPESLLGAAVHIQARFHVPVLWCGSRQAARAFTDAYLRMVARETAARAQGEGPDA